One part of the Oncorhynchus clarkii lewisi isolate Uvic-CL-2024 chromosome 7, UVic_Ocla_1.0, whole genome shotgun sequence genome encodes these proteins:
- the LOC139414068 gene encoding mitochondrial pyruvate carrier 2-like isoform X2: protein MALVGVRASYHRILNQIEFLLPGKLRPIYNHPAGPKTVFFWAPVCKWGLVFAGLADMTRPADKLSLSQSGVLMTTGTNRK from the exons ATGGCTTTAGTGGGAGTTAGAGCTTCATACCACAGGATTCTTAACCAGATAGAGTTTCTACTACCTGGTAAACTGAGACCCATTTACAACCATCCTGCAG GTCCAAAGACAGTTTTCTTCTGGGCACCAGTGTGTAAATGG GGTCTTGTTTTTGCGGGTCTGGCTGATATGACCCGACCGGCTGATAAACTGAGTCTCTCTCAGTCTGGAGTACTCATGACTACAG gTACCAACAGGAAGTAA
- the LOC139414068 gene encoding mitochondrial pyruvate carrier 2-like isoform X1 gives MALVGVRASYHRILNQIEFLLPGKLRPIYNHPAGPKTVFFWAPVCKWGLVFAGLADMTRPADKLSLSQSGVLMTTGVIWSRWSLVIIPKNWFLFCCNCFLGGSGATQLFRIWMYQQEVKKQQEAEAAELKIKQLAEAHPLLDYLELATLTN, from the exons ATGGCTTTAGTGGGAGTTAGAGCTTCATACCACAGGATTCTTAACCAGATAGAGTTTCTACTACCTGGTAAACTGAGACCCATTTACAACCATCCTGCAG GTCCAAAGACAGTTTTCTTCTGGGCACCAGTGTGTAAATGG GGTCTTGTTTTTGCGGGTCTGGCTGATATGACCCGACCGGCTGATAAACTGAGTCTCTCTCAGTCTGGAGTACTCATGACTACAG GTGTTATTTGGTCCAGATGGTCCCTGGTCATCATTCCCAAGAATTGGTTTCTGTTTTGTTGCAACTGTTTTCTTGGTGGGTCAGGAGCCACCCAACTCTTTAGAATCTGGAT gTACCAACAGGAAGTAAAGAAGCAACAAGAAGCAGAGGCTGCTGAACTAAAAATAAAGCAGTTAGCAGAGGCCCATCCATTGTTGGATTATTTAGAACTAGCGACACTAACTAACTAG